From the Polaribacter huanghezhanensis genome, the window GATAAGATGCCGCTCCAATAGATCCTGGCGCTCTTAAACGGTTATGTTGCCCGTGAGTTGCTTGACCAACTCCAGCAAATCCATGACGTTTTACAACCCCTTGGAAACCTTTACCTTTAGAAGTTCCTGATACATCTACGAATTCACCTTCTTCAAAGTGCTCAACTGTAATTGAATCTCCTAATTTATACTCTTCTTCAAATCCTTGGAATTCTATGACTTTTCTTTTAGCAGATGTACCAGCTTTTTTAAAGTGTCCATCTAAAGCTTTATTAGAGCTTTTTGCTTTTTTGTCATCGAAACCAAGTTGTAAGGCGTTGTAGCCGTCAACCTCTTCGGTTCTGACTTGGGTAACAACGCAAGGACCTGCTTCGATTACTGTACAAGGAATATTCTTCCCGTTTTCGTCGAATAAGCTGGTCATTCCTATTTTTCTTCCTATTAACCCAGACATTCTGTTTAGATTTAAGACGTTAGATTTATATCCATCGCGTCTATATTAATAATTAATTTTTTGAAACTTACGTTTCTTTCGTCTTTCTAGAAATTCGTTCAAAAAAAACAGCGTTAAACATGTTCAACGCTGAATATGTTTTTACCGTTTTTCCTTCGCGAAACCCTCCGGACATGTATATTCTGAATACCTTCAGAATTTTTATTTTTATCTCTTTTATGAGATTCCGATTTTCATCGGAGTGTAAATGATACTAAATGCTTTCAGTCTATAAAATAAACTGAAAGCCTCGTTTTATTTACTTATACTTTGATCTCAACTTCTACACCGCTTGGTAACTCAAGTTTCATTAAAGCATCAATAGTTTTCGAAGAAGAACTATAAATGTCTAATAATCTTTTGTAAGCAGATAATTGAAATTGCTCTCTAGATTTTTTGTTTACGTGTGGTGAACGTAATACTGTAAAAATCTTTTTATTTGTTGGTAAAGGAATTGGACCATTTACTAATGCTCCTGTACTCTTTACTGTCTTTACGATTTTCTCAGCAGATTTATCTACTAAATTGTAATCATAAGACTTTAATTTGATTCTAATTTTTTGACTCATTTTTTATCTATTTAGTAAATTATCCTTTTGCTTTTGCAATTACATCTTCAGAAACATTAGATGGAGTTTCTGCATAGTGAGAAAATTCCATTGTTGATGTTGCTCTACCTGATGACATTGTTCTTAACGCAGTAACATATCCAAACATTTCTGATAATGGAACAGTAGCTTTTACTACTTTAGCTCCAGCTCTATCACTCATATCGGATACCTGTCCTCTTCTTCTATTTAAGTCTCCTACTATATCTCCCATGTTTTCTTCAGGAGTAAGTACTTCTAACTTCATAATAGGCTCCATGATCTTCGCTTTTGCAGCTTTTGCAGCAGCTTTGTATCCTAATTTAGCAGCTATCTCAAAAGATAACTGATCAGAATCCACAGCATGGAAAGAACCATCTCTAAGTGTTACTTTTAAAGAATCCATTTCGTATCCTGCTAAAGGTCCGTTTTTCATTGCCATTAAGAATCCTTTCTCAATAGAAGGAACAAATTCTTTTGGCACATTACCACCTTTAATTACAGATTCGAATACCAATCCATGAACACCTTCATCTGCAGGCTCCATCGTAAATACGATGTCTGCAAATTTTCCACGTCCACCAGATTGTTTTTTATAAACTTCTCTGTGATCTGCAGAAGCAGTAATAGCTTCTTTATATTCAACTTGTGGCTGACCTTCGTTTACTTCTACTTTGAATTCACGTTTTAAACGATCAACAATAATATCTAAGTGTAACTCACCCATTCCAGAAATAATAGTCTGTCCTGAAGCTTCGTCAGTTCTTACTTGAAAAGTTGGATCTTCTTCAGCTAATTTTGCTAAAGACATTCCTAATTTATCAACATCTGCTTTCGTTTTAGGCTCAACCGCAATACCAATTACTGGATCTGGAAAATCCATAGACTCTAAAACAATTGGATGTTTTTCGTCTGATAAAGTATCTCCTGTCTTGATCGATTTAAATCCTACAGCCGCACCAATATCTCCTGCTTCGATATAATCAATTGCATTTTGTTTATTTGCATGCATTTGATAAATTCTAGAAATACGTTCTTTTTTACCTGAACGATTATTTAAAACATAAGATCCTGCATCTAATCTTCCTGAATAAGTTCTGAAAAATGCTAAACGCCCCACAAAAGGATCAGTAGCAATTTTAAATGCTAAAGCAGCAAAAGGCTCCTTAACATCTGGTCTACGTTTTTCTTCTTTATCTGTGTCTGGATTAACCCCTACTACACTTTCTCTATCCATTGGAGAAGGCAAATAACGACATACAGCATCTAATAAAAACTGGACACCTTTATTTTTAAATGCAGATCCACAAATCATAGGAATGATTGCCATATCCATTACAGCAGCTCTAAGTGCAGCATGCACTTCTTCTTCTGTAATAGAATCTTCATCTTCCATAAATTTTTCTAAAAGATCCTCGTCATAACTTGCTACTTCTTCAATTAAAAGTGCACGATACTTACGAGCTTCTTCTTTCATATCCTCAGGAATTTCGATCACATCGAAAGTTGCTCCTTGAGTTTCATCATGCCATATAATAGCACGGTTTTTTACTAAATCTACAATACCTCTAAAATCTTCTTCGTCACCAATGTTTAAAACGATTGGCACCGCGTTTGATTTTAACATATCTTTTACTTGCTGACAAACCATCATAAAATCAGATCCTTGACGATCCATTTTATTAACGAAACCAATTCTAGGCACTTTATAGTTATCAGCTAATCTCCAGTTAGTTTCTGATTGAGGCTCAACACCATCAACAGCACTAAATAAGAAAACCAATCCATCAAGAACTCTTAATGAACGATTTACTTCTACTGTAAAATCAACGTGACCCGGAGTATCAATAATATTAAAGTGATATCCTTTAGTTTCTGGAGTTGGCTGTGCATTTTCTAAAGGAAACTGCCAAGTACAAGTAGTAGCAGCAGAAGTAATTGTAATACCCCTTTCTTGCTCTTGCTCCATCCAGTCCATAGTTGCTGCACCATCATGAACTTCTCCAATCTTGTGAGAAACTCCTGTATAATACAAAACACGTTCTGTTGTAGTAGTTTTTCCAGCATCAATATGTGCTGCAATACCAATATTTCTTGTGTATTTTAAATCTCTTGCCATTTCTTAGAATCTAAAGTGTGAGAATGCTTTATTAGCTTCTGCCATTTTATGAACATCTACTCTTTTCTTAACAGCTGCTCCTTCTTCTTTAGATGCAGCTAATACTTCTGCAGCTAAACGTTGAGCCATTGTTTTTTCGTTTCTCTTACGTGTGTGCAAGATTAACCATTTGATAGCTAAAGAAACTTTTCTATCTGGTCTAATTTGCATTGGGATTTGGAATGTCGCTCCACCTACACGCTTAGATCTAACTTCTACGTGAGGCATTACATTTGATAATGCTTCTTTCCAAATTTCTAATGCTGATTTTTCTTCTTCACCTTTCCTTTCTTCTACGAGGTCTAACGCATCGTAAAATACTTTAAAGGCTACTGATTTTTTACCATCCCACATTAAGTTGTTTACAAAACGTGTAACTAATTGATCGTTAAATTTTGGATCTGGTAAAAGAATTCTTTTTTTCGCTCTTCTTTTTCTCATGTCTTTACATTAAAAAAGTTAATAAAATTACTTCTTTGGGCGTTTTGCACCATACTTTGATCTACGTTGAGTTCTTCCCTCAACTCCCGCTGTATCTAAAGCTCCACGTACTACGTGATACTTTACTCCTGGCAAATCTTTTACCCTTCCTCCTCTAACTAATACTATCGAGTGCTCTTGTAAATTATGTCCTTCTCCAGGGATGTATGCATTAATCTCGTTTCCGTTTGTCAATCTTACCCTTGCAACTTTTCTCATCGCTGAGTTAGGTTTTTTAGGTGTGGTTGTATAAACACGAGTACATACTCCTCTTCTTTGAGGACATGATTTTAAAGCAGCCGATTTACTCTTCTTAGTTATTTTGGTTCTTCCTTTACGTACTAATTGTTGTATCGTTGGCATACTAAATTGTTAATAATTACGTTTTTATTTATAATTTGTCTCTTTTTAAGAGTTTGCAAATGTACAATTAATTTCCAATTATTCAAATGTCAGTAAGTTATTTTTTAAAACAATCTTTTTTAATTGATTATTATAATTTTCAACTTACTTTTAATGGCTATAGATTTCTTGATTTTGAATAAAAACCTTACACCTTATATATATCTACTTTTTTTTAGCTTTTTTGTTAGTCCTTTTTACGGACAGGAGAACAATAACTACAGCTTAATCATAAAAAGTAAAGATAGTCTTGAAAGTAATGTAGTTAAAAGCATTAACTACAAAAGCAACTTCAAAAAAATTGAGCAACTACATAAAACAAAAGATAGTATTCTTACTCTTTTAAAAGAAAAAGGTTATTACACATTATTAACTGACAGCATCAATCAACAAAAAAAGAAGTACACGTATTATTTAAAATTAGGATTAAGAATAAAGAGTATCTATATAAAGGTAGATGTAAAAGATGCTAAAATTCTTCAAGCTTTAAATTTAAAACCCAAAAATGAGTATTTAATTCTTGAAAACGAAAAACTAAAACCACTACTAAATACTATCCAGAAATATTTAACTGAAAATGGTCAACTTTTTTCTAAAGTTAAATTGATAAATTTAAACACCAACAAGCAATCTCTTTTTACAGAACTTCAAATTAGTTATTCAAAAAAAAGAAGCATCAACAAAACAATACTAAATGGATATACAGATTTTCCTTCATCATTTATAAAGCATTATTTAAACTTAAACACTCAAGGTGTTGTTAATGAAACCAAAATTGAAGAAATATCTAGAAAAATCAATCAATTAAATTTTGCTTCTGAAATTAAAAAACCAGAAATTTTGTTCAGCAAAGATTCTACAATCCTTTATTTATATTTAAGAAAGAAAAAAGCAAGTAGTTTTGATGGATTAATTAATTTTTCAACTGAAAATAAAAAACTAAATTTCAGAGGTTATTTAGATTTAAACTTGGTGAATATTTTTAATAAGGGTGAAGAAATAAAAATCAATTGGAAAAACAACAGCAATAACAAACAAGATTTTATTTTAAAAACTAAAATTCCGTATATTTTTAATAGTAAAATTAGCACAGAGGCTGCTTTTAATTTATACAGAAGTGATTCTACCTACACTACTACAAACTCAAAAATCTTATTGAGCTATCCAATAAACCAGCTTACTGCTTTTTCTTTCTTATTTTCTACAGAAAACTCAAACGTTAACTCAACTGCAAACAACATTTCTAATTTTGATAAAAAAATGATCGGACTTGGAATGCGGCACAACTCACAAAAAAATAATAAACTTAGTGTTGATTTTAATATTTTATACGGAATAAGAAACACGAATGTAAAAACCAAGCAATTTTTGGTAAACTACACTGCTTCTGGGTTGATAAAAACCTCAAACAAAACAACCTTATTTATAAGGAACAAAAGTGGGCTTCTTTTTTCTGACTTCTATTTAAATAATGAACTCTTTAGAGAAGGAGGAGTAAATAGCATTAGAGGCTTCAATGAACAATCAATATTTACTTCAAAATTCTC encodes:
- the rpsJ gene encoding 30S ribosomal protein S10 translates to MSQKIRIKLKSYDYNLVDKSAEKIVKTVKSTGALVNGPIPLPTNKKIFTVLRSPHVNKKSREQFQLSAYKRLLDIYSSSSKTIDALMKLELPSGVEVEIKV
- the rpsG gene encoding 30S ribosomal protein S7, with product MRKRRAKKRILLPDPKFNDQLVTRFVNNLMWDGKKSVAFKVFYDALDLVEERKGEEEKSALEIWKEALSNVMPHVEVRSKRVGGATFQIPMQIRPDRKVSLAIKWLILHTRKRNEKTMAQRLAAEVLAASKEEGAAVKKRVDVHKMAEANKAFSHFRF
- the fusA gene encoding elongation factor G; translated protein: MARDLKYTRNIGIAAHIDAGKTTTTERVLYYTGVSHKIGEVHDGAATMDWMEQEQERGITITSAATTCTWQFPLENAQPTPETKGYHFNIIDTPGHVDFTVEVNRSLRVLDGLVFLFSAVDGVEPQSETNWRLADNYKVPRIGFVNKMDRQGSDFMMVCQQVKDMLKSNAVPIVLNIGDEEDFRGIVDLVKNRAIIWHDETQGATFDVIEIPEDMKEEARKYRALLIEEVASYDEDLLEKFMEDEDSITEEEVHAALRAAVMDMAIIPMICGSAFKNKGVQFLLDAVCRYLPSPMDRESVVGVNPDTDKEEKRRPDVKEPFAALAFKIATDPFVGRLAFFRTYSGRLDAGSYVLNNRSGKKERISRIYQMHANKQNAIDYIEAGDIGAAVGFKSIKTGDTLSDEKHPIVLESMDFPDPVIGIAVEPKTKADVDKLGMSLAKLAEEDPTFQVRTDEASGQTIISGMGELHLDIIVDRLKREFKVEVNEGQPQVEYKEAITASADHREVYKKQSGGRGKFADIVFTMEPADEGVHGLVFESVIKGGNVPKEFVPSIEKGFLMAMKNGPLAGYEMDSLKVTLRDGSFHAVDSDQLSFEIAAKLGYKAAAKAAKAKIMEPIMKLEVLTPEENMGDIVGDLNRRRGQVSDMSDRAGAKVVKATVPLSEMFGYVTALRTMSSGRATSTMEFSHYAETPSNVSEDVIAKAKG
- the rpsL gene encoding 30S ribosomal protein S12 encodes the protein MPTIQQLVRKGRTKITKKSKSAALKSCPQRRGVCTRVYTTTPKKPNSAMRKVARVRLTNGNEINAYIPGEGHNLQEHSIVLVRGGRVKDLPGVKYHVVRGALDTAGVEGRTQRRSKYGAKRPKK
- the rplC gene encoding 50S ribosomal protein L3, yielding MSGLIGRKIGMTSLFDENGKNIPCTVIEAGPCVVTQVRTEEVDGYNALQLGFDDKKAKSSNKALDGHFKKAGTSAKRKVIEFQGFEEEYKLGDSITVEHFEEGEFVDVSGTSKGKGFQGVVKRHGFAGVGQATHGQHNRLRAPGSIGAASYPARVFKGMRMAGRMGGDTIKVQNLKVLKVVADKNLLVVKGAVPGHKNAYVTIQK